The following coding sequences lie in one Erwinia amylovora genomic window:
- a CDS encoding omptin family outer membrane protease — MILRQMMALFACAPVAFAAVADAGQGLFTPEKVSADIALGTLSGQTKAHVYEPDFGGKEIYQATWKYNNAAIVKSSLDWDVMPWISLGASGWTTIASRGGDKHISYFEDPFDNQPEGEFYSPYMRLNYANQFDLNIKAWFLNEPGYRLGVTAGYQESRYSFKTNGGFGFYNDGGTRVSYTVPYDVVNGYNQRFKMPYVGLVGSYRYERYELGGSLKYSRWGRSYDNEDESGNNISFSSKIRNQNYLSLGANAGYYVTPNAMVYLEGVWSRTTNNTGKSVRYDHVEGTAQDDHFPSGIENYSLTTTIGLKYTF; from the coding sequence ATGATACTACGCCAAATGATGGCCTTATTCGCTTGCGCACCGGTGGCCTTTGCCGCTGTGGCCGACGCGGGGCAAGGTCTATTTACCCCTGAGAAAGTCAGCGCTGATATTGCTTTGGGTACCCTGAGCGGCCAGACCAAGGCGCACGTTTATGAGCCAGATTTTGGTGGAAAGGAAATCTACCAGGCCACCTGGAAATACAATAACGCGGCAATCGTCAAAAGTTCACTTGACTGGGATGTCATGCCATGGATATCTCTTGGCGCTTCGGGCTGGACGACCATTGCCAGCCGTGGCGGCGACAAGCATATCAGCTATTTTGAAGACCCCTTTGATAATCAACCGGAGGGTGAATTTTATTCTCCGTACATGCGCTTAAACTACGCAAACCAGTTCGATCTCAATATCAAGGCATGGTTTTTAAACGAACCTGGTTACCGCCTCGGTGTCACAGCAGGCTATCAGGAGAGCCGCTATAGCTTTAAAACTAACGGTGGTTTTGGCTTTTATAACGATGGGGGCACACGCGTCTCGTATACTGTCCCCTACGACGTTGTGAACGGCTACAACCAGCGTTTTAAAATGCCTTACGTCGGCCTCGTAGGTAGCTACCGCTACGAACGTTACGAATTAGGCGGTAGCTTAAAATACAGTAGATGGGGGCGTTCTTATGACAACGAGGACGAATCCGGTAACAACATTTCTTTCAGCAGTAAAATACGGAATCAGAATTACCTCTCTCTCGGTGCGAACGCCGGATACTACGTCACTCCCAACGCTATGGTTTATCTGGAGGGGGTCTGGAGCCGCACAACCAATAACACGGGCAAAAGCGTCAGGTACGATCACGTTGAAGGCACTGCGCAAGACGATCATTTCCCCAGCGGCATTGAGAACTATAGCCTGACCACTACGATCGGCCTTAAATATACTTTTTAA
- a CDS encoding dermonecrotic toxin domain-containing protein has product MTIPSFQQNARLAYEQIVQQESIKKMAKNPGRHSGNLIRQDLSNVFLHCLSRATCAQQSYNNVSTINSPVNTPAIIYPSPYDLTFVNQHALAQDTSGENSSKGGLMAKRQLNDNFCPELKRLDRKVCLALDKLTRLQAAEKTLNKPRTKIIPSSVKSTVRENWAGNKFSNLLSHIATALDQVGDFINRHDPLNARFALASPLSEKTPDGKENDTQSIIQEFTDNILSLKTGHNATVNEAPLSSFFKAGREALIAYFKKYNIKYPALKVIASHILRERINQQFHLDINPDRTYFITFMERFDDGVNMTYFKPLIKKTLTECLFTNFGSDFWKYYVRVDAVSAIYDVSYLDSHINNFEYRDRIKIEPSKFGDLVWKIDFYNYAKQKLTDRYGQKNEHIKNLFISFINHLDISQIDHNSATDVLSGVGLLKNSNVTAALFDINGYSAANAYIFKNSLSGRVTLYFPKSDFKLFSFRGAFEMRSWVANACATEERRAMIASHFTIANRQNNLFYDGIDAWLNTINNDNSYSERIAIKSAFISPNHFFADFFKSVKNKELSDLSSQIKSDLRVERDIYEEMIEASNIIPNPLSPFLTLAIHIEHAIDAVTYDEQMQAWGKIKNDAVSLITMVVLDKAITLPDTEGYKFIASVKNEVDTSGLSVFNERLKKNGELTTDEVRYIYRQAPTARALTAEQIERVKGINTFLPIRKVPFTADLPALSRDINNFITRDLQGNTYDLFYGFPQDNSAPPFITLARVKYKIAFRSAQENIALAITRINDVSYETKIREYLCLSLNTRSERIITQAMLRLKGQLWRARDFLNESERIDYNNIIIVSTRRIVDAVNPFNSQSIIQDLNHLRKIPLAFTFLEDPYRRIFIMLDSNVENRPIGSSIMGMNVNYLDSTFIHETSHLTSNTLDVCYNDIYEENFLPGDTRALRRKINSEIDNGEIKNNIYFKKFMNDVYHHFGINQFVNAETSLNILKTTPILKSNLIMDNADTFVAHVKHLANLDHNKMSKRGADKVNSLDSDNYRYLGLVFIAAAPRSAKNASFRPLP; this is encoded by the coding sequence ATGACAATCCCTTCATTTCAGCAGAATGCCCGCCTGGCTTACGAGCAGATAGTACAGCAAGAGTCGATAAAAAAAATGGCGAAAAATCCAGGGAGACATAGCGGTAATTTAATTCGCCAGGATTTGTCCAATGTATTTCTACATTGCCTGTCACGCGCTACCTGTGCACAGCAAAGCTACAATAATGTTTCAACAATCAACAGCCCGGTGAATACGCCTGCAATCATTTATCCATCACCATATGATTTGACTTTCGTCAATCAGCATGCACTGGCACAAGATACGAGCGGGGAAAATAGCAGCAAAGGCGGACTTATGGCAAAACGGCAGCTCAATGATAACTTCTGCCCGGAATTAAAGCGGCTGGATCGTAAAGTCTGTCTGGCTCTCGATAAGCTTACCCGATTGCAAGCAGCAGAGAAGACGCTGAACAAGCCGCGCACTAAAATCATTCCCTCCTCCGTTAAGTCAACAGTAAGAGAAAACTGGGCTGGCAATAAGTTCAGCAATCTGCTGAGTCACATTGCAACTGCTTTGGATCAGGTTGGCGATTTCATCAATCGCCATGATCCGCTAAACGCCCGCTTCGCCCTGGCATCCCCCCTTAGCGAAAAGACGCCTGATGGCAAAGAAAATGATACGCAAAGTATTATTCAGGAATTTACAGATAACATTCTTAGTTTAAAAACTGGCCATAATGCCACAGTAAATGAAGCCCCCCTCTCTTCCTTTTTTAAAGCTGGGCGTGAGGCGCTGATTGCATATTTTAAAAAGTACAATATTAAATATCCAGCACTTAAAGTTATTGCCTCTCATATTTTACGTGAAAGGATCAATCAGCAATTTCATTTAGATATCAATCCAGATCGGACTTATTTTATCACATTTATGGAGCGCTTTGATGATGGCGTTAACATGACTTATTTTAAACCTTTAATCAAGAAAACGCTCACAGAATGCCTTTTTACCAATTTTGGCAGCGACTTCTGGAAATACTACGTGCGGGTAGATGCGGTAAGTGCAATTTATGATGTCTCGTATCTGGACAGCCATATCAATAATTTTGAATATCGCGACAGGATAAAAATAGAGCCCAGTAAGTTCGGCGATCTGGTTTGGAAGATTGATTTTTATAATTATGCTAAACAAAAACTCACCGACCGCTACGGTCAGAAAAACGAGCATATCAAAAATCTCTTTATTTCTTTTATCAATCATCTTGACATTAGTCAGATTGACCATAATTCAGCTACAGATGTGCTAAGCGGGGTGGGCTTGTTAAAAAACAGTAACGTCACCGCTGCTCTTTTTGATATTAACGGCTACAGTGCGGCAAATGCTTATATCTTCAAGAATAGTCTTAGTGGTCGGGTAACGCTATATTTTCCCAAAAGTGACTTTAAGTTATTCTCCTTCAGGGGAGCTTTTGAGATGCGGTCATGGGTTGCCAATGCCTGCGCGACCGAAGAGCGTCGGGCTATGATAGCCTCTCACTTTACCATAGCAAACAGGCAGAACAATCTGTTTTACGATGGTATTGATGCCTGGTTAAATACAATTAATAATGATAATAGTTACTCTGAAAGAATTGCAATCAAATCAGCCTTCATTTCGCCTAATCACTTCTTTGCAGATTTTTTCAAAAGCGTAAAAAATAAAGAATTATCTGACCTCAGTTCACAGATAAAATCAGATTTAAGGGTCGAGCGTGATATCTATGAAGAGATGATTGAAGCATCAAATATCATTCCTAATCCGCTATCCCCCTTTCTGACCCTGGCTATTCATATTGAGCATGCTATCGATGCTGTCACCTATGATGAGCAGATGCAAGCATGGGGTAAGATCAAAAATGACGCTGTTAGCCTCATCACAATGGTTGTTCTGGATAAGGCAATAACATTACCTGACACGGAGGGCTATAAGTTTATAGCGTCGGTAAAAAATGAAGTTGATACCTCTGGCCTGAGCGTTTTCAATGAAAGATTGAAAAAAAATGGTGAATTAACAACCGATGAAGTTAGATATATTTATCGACAAGCCCCCACCGCCAGGGCGTTAACCGCTGAACAGATTGAACGGGTCAAGGGCATAAATACATTTTTACCGATAAGAAAAGTGCCATTTACCGCAGATTTGCCGGCTCTGAGCAGAGATATAAATAATTTCATTACCCGTGATCTACAGGGTAATACATATGATTTATTTTACGGTTTTCCTCAAGATAATTCAGCCCCCCCGTTTATAACGCTTGCACGCGTAAAGTACAAAATAGCCTTCAGATCCGCTCAGGAAAATATTGCGCTGGCAATCACCAGGATAAATGACGTTTCTTATGAAACTAAAATCAGGGAATACCTTTGTCTGTCTCTTAACACTCGTAGTGAAAGAATAATTACTCAAGCGATGCTCAGACTTAAGGGGCAACTATGGCGCGCTCGTGATTTTTTGAATGAATCTGAAAGAATTGATTACAACAATATCATTATCGTTTCCACCCGGCGGATTGTAGATGCGGTTAATCCATTTAATTCTCAGAGTATCATTCAGGATCTAAACCACCTCCGGAAGATCCCACTGGCTTTTACTTTTTTGGAAGATCCTTATCGTAGAATATTTATCATGCTTGACTCTAATGTAGAGAACAGACCCATCGGCAGTTCCATAATGGGGATGAACGTTAACTACCTTGATTCCACGTTCATCCATGAAACCTCTCACTTAACGTCTAATACCCTGGATGTTTGCTATAATGATATCTACGAAGAAAATTTCTTACCTGGTGATACTCGTGCACTGCGCCGGAAAATTAATAGTGAAATAGACAACGGAGAAATAAAAAATAATATTTATTTTAAAAAATTTATGAATGATGTTTATCATCACTTTGGGATAAACCAGTTCGTTAATGCTGAAACGAGTTTGAATATACTTAAAACCACCCCGATATTAAAATCAAACTTGATCATGGATAATGCTGATACCTTCGTTGCTCATGTTAAACACCTGGCAAATCTGGACCACAATAAAATGTCTAAAAGAGGTGCGGATAAAGTGAATAGCCTGGACAGCGATAATTATCGCTATCTTGGCTTAGTCTTTATCGCTGCGGCACCACGTTCTGCCAAAAACGCATCATTTAGGCCGTTGCCGTGA
- the ampD gene encoding 1,6-anhydro-N-acetylmuramyl-L-alanine amidase AmpD translates to MQLQEGWIAGIRRVPSPHFNQRPYDETPSLLVIHNISLPPGEFGGPWIDALFTGRLHAGDHPCFAGICQLQVSAHCLIRRDGEIVQYVPFHLRAWHAGVSSYQGREACNDFSIGIELEGTDTLPYTDAQYQALRAVTELLVQHYPSIAQHIAGHSDIAPQRKTDPGPSFDWARFRAGLVSHIQTTGVKE, encoded by the coding sequence ATGCAGCTGCAAGAAGGTTGGATCGCGGGCATACGGCGCGTGCCGTCGCCGCATTTCAATCAGCGACCATATGATGAAACGCCTTCACTGTTAGTCATTCACAACATCAGTCTGCCGCCCGGTGAGTTTGGCGGCCCGTGGATTGATGCGCTGTTTACCGGGCGGCTTCATGCGGGCGATCATCCCTGTTTTGCCGGCATATGCCAGCTGCAGGTTTCTGCGCACTGTCTGATCCGCCGTGATGGCGAGATCGTACAATATGTTCCTTTTCACCTGCGGGCCTGGCATGCTGGCGTCTCCAGCTATCAGGGGCGCGAAGCCTGCAATGATTTTTCGATTGGTATTGAACTGGAAGGCACGGATACGCTGCCTTATACCGATGCGCAATATCAGGCTTTACGCGCGGTCACTGAATTACTGGTTCAGCATTATCCATCGATTGCCCAGCATATTGCCGGCCATAGCGACATTGCTCCACAGAGAAAAACCGATCCCGGGCCATCTTTCGACTGGGCGCGGTTTCGCGCCGGTCTGGTATCCCACATCCAAACAACGGGAGTTAAGGAATGA
- a CDS encoding dermonecrotic toxin domain-containing protein: MPIPSHHRSFCGSSNQSSHDDFVRQMANNPGRNSSNIIRQDLSKVFLHCLFQATSSQQSDSTTASSGSSLTAVIYPSAHHAVCASQYALLRSRTCSNGTKKIQNNHCPSHLTNERSQAIFQAIDKLTRLQTADPSFSEPDAKIILPGHQPVTTAKRVGDSITALLNKIERIAYQASEFISYYDPLRIQQVQAFSYHTKKQVQEKLNPWITNDGNDTKTADTNQINYNEKFEPDLRKIIDAGQKEMSRFYHRYNEKYPTLKQLASTILKEKIKQRFHLTINPDQVYFMQFEVSIYEGDKLLQYGPPVAKKTLTEYLFTNFGREVQDYLVNVDVASGIYDISQVNFLVHDSSDAIKIKPTDFIQLIWDIDFYNYAKVKFTDYFNHKDDHIKNHFLSFINHLDSSQIDSDSARDVLNGVGVLKDNNVSVILFDINQYSAANAFVYRNKDNNRVTLYFPASDFKFISFRGDFEMRAWVANACATEEHRKMLAAHFTIANRQDGLFYYGVDAWLNSINLDNDYCDRIAITSTEVPSAHFFTVLYNNIKAKTFSDLDSQIKSDAEVRRDMWEEMADASNILPNPVSPFLSLAMHIEHAINADTYAEKMQEWSKIKNDIVNLIALVILDKTIKLSDIKGYEFIDAVVKGFDEENIRGLSKMLQESGEPSLPGYHIFDPQSPGWNWLFDDEENAPPSPQNTHLTVNEDQYCDPGSPSWGWLFEEKQDPPLTIRYLTRFLPPKSIPHTSNIELLDHIIGDHIYKDLQENAFDVYYGLENHEVAIPEYIKHARIRSRTALESAKEHVKSAFGNLNNLEFENNIKAYLSTALDTSDPNILTEAVLRLQYQVQRADSYLIECESRGFENIGFVSTRQVVNRSNKFLFRSKIKDMAYLKSLPLGFSSKFDPHRRIFLMLDASQELRASGDNILNRNIDLVDGVFIHEASHLSSDTMDFCYNECFDRVFDPGNPTTILEKFNHKLTNNLLKENKDFEVFMREAYKYLGITTPYNANVANKMVIKDPMLKANMLMNNADSFVTFVKYLSALNNNIRHTRSVNKKYDIDIDIDIDIDTFIMLILTSSRDHFLSALNLTSR; encoded by the coding sequence ATGCCAATACCCTCACACCATCGAAGTTTCTGCGGATCCAGCAACCAGAGTAGTCATGATGATTTTGTCAGACAAATGGCTAACAATCCCGGAAGAAACAGCAGTAATATTATCCGCCAGGATTTGTCCAAAGTTTTTCTTCATTGCCTTTTTCAGGCTACCAGCTCGCAGCAAAGCGATAGCACAACAGCCAGCAGCGGGAGCAGCCTGACTGCCGTGATTTACCCCTCTGCACATCATGCTGTCTGCGCCAGCCAGTATGCGCTCTTGCGATCAAGGACATGCAGCAACGGCACAAAAAAAATCCAGAACAACCATTGCCCGAGCCACCTTACTAACGAGCGTTCACAGGCAATATTTCAGGCAATCGATAAACTCACCCGCCTGCAAACAGCCGATCCGTCTTTCAGTGAGCCGGACGCGAAAATTATACTGCCCGGCCACCAGCCAGTGACCACAGCCAAAAGAGTTGGCGATAGCATCACCGCGCTGCTGAATAAGATTGAAAGGATTGCATATCAGGCCAGTGAATTTATCTCTTATTATGACCCGCTACGCATTCAGCAGGTACAAGCCTTTTCTTACCACACCAAAAAACAGGTACAGGAAAAATTAAATCCGTGGATAACTAATGATGGCAACGATACTAAGACAGCTGATACTAACCAAATAAATTATAATGAAAAATTCGAGCCTGACCTCCGCAAGATTATAGATGCTGGTCAGAAGGAGATGAGTCGATTCTATCACAGATACAATGAAAAATACCCAACACTCAAACAGCTTGCCAGTACCATTCTGAAGGAAAAAATAAAGCAACGCTTTCACTTAACTATTAATCCCGACCAGGTGTATTTTATGCAGTTTGAAGTCAGCATCTATGAAGGAGATAAGTTGCTTCAGTACGGCCCGCCTGTAGCAAAAAAAACGCTAACCGAATATCTCTTTACCAATTTTGGTCGCGAAGTTCAGGATTATCTGGTAAATGTGGACGTGGCGAGTGGGATCTATGATATTTCACAGGTAAACTTTTTAGTGCACGATTCATCCGATGCGATAAAAATAAAGCCCACGGACTTCATTCAACTGATATGGGATATCGATTTTTACAATTATGCGAAAGTCAAATTCACAGATTATTTCAACCATAAAGATGATCATATTAAAAACCATTTTCTCTCTTTTATAAACCACCTGGATAGCAGCCAGATTGACAGTGATTCTGCCAGAGACGTGCTGAACGGGGTGGGAGTATTGAAAGATAACAATGTCAGCGTAATCCTTTTTGATATCAATCAGTATAGTGCAGCTAACGCATTCGTATACAGAAATAAAGACAACAACCGGGTGACGCTGTATTTCCCTGCGAGTGACTTCAAATTCATCTCTTTCAGAGGAGATTTTGAAATGCGCGCATGGGTAGCCAATGCCTGTGCTACTGAAGAGCACAGGAAAATGCTGGCTGCTCACTTCACCATAGCGAACAGACAGGATGGCCTGTTTTACTACGGTGTGGACGCCTGGCTGAACTCGATCAATCTTGATAATGATTACTGTGACAGGATTGCCATCACGTCAACTGAAGTCCCGTCAGCGCATTTCTTTACCGTGTTATATAACAACATTAAGGCTAAAACGTTCTCCGACCTCGACTCGCAGATAAAGTCAGATGCAGAAGTCAGGCGTGATATGTGGGAAGAGATGGCAGACGCATCGAATATTCTGCCTAATCCGGTATCACCGTTTCTGTCTCTGGCGATGCATATTGAACATGCTATAAATGCTGATACCTATGCAGAGAAAATGCAGGAATGGAGTAAGATTAAAAATGATATTGTTAATCTCATCGCCCTGGTGATCCTGGACAAGACGATAAAATTATCTGATATTAAAGGCTACGAATTTATAGATGCTGTAGTGAAAGGATTCGATGAGGAAAACATCAGAGGCCTTAGCAAAATGCTTCAGGAAAGCGGTGAACCCTCCCTGCCGGGATATCATATCTTTGATCCGCAGTCACCGGGATGGAACTGGCTATTCGATGACGAGGAAAATGCTCCACCTTCCCCGCAAAACACTCATCTTACTGTCAATGAAGACCAGTATTGTGATCCCGGCTCGCCGTCATGGGGGTGGCTTTTTGAAGAAAAACAAGATCCCCCCCTGACAATACGTTATCTGACGAGATTTTTACCCCCAAAAAGCATACCACATACCAGCAACATTGAATTGTTAGACCATATTATTGGCGACCATATTTACAAAGATCTCCAGGAAAACGCTTTCGATGTTTACTATGGGTTGGAAAATCATGAAGTAGCTATTCCCGAATATATAAAGCATGCCAGAATAAGAAGCAGGACTGCTTTAGAGTCAGCCAAAGAACACGTAAAATCGGCCTTCGGTAATTTGAATAACTTAGAATTTGAAAACAACATAAAGGCGTATTTATCTACTGCCCTTGATACTTCCGACCCAAATATACTGACAGAAGCAGTATTAAGACTACAATATCAGGTTCAACGTGCAGACAGTTACCTAATCGAATGTGAATCCAGGGGTTTTGAAAATATAGGCTTTGTTTCAACAAGACAGGTCGTCAACCGAAGTAATAAGTTTTTGTTTAGAAGTAAAATTAAGGATATGGCGTATCTTAAAAGTCTGCCACTGGGTTTTTCCAGTAAATTTGACCCTCACAGAAGAATCTTCCTCATGCTCGATGCCAGTCAGGAATTGAGAGCTTCAGGAGACAATATTCTTAACAGAAATATTGATTTGGTCGATGGCGTATTTATACATGAGGCATCCCATCTGTCGTCTGATACGATGGACTTTTGTTACAACGAATGTTTTGACAGGGTTTTCGATCCGGGTAACCCTACAACCATTTTGGAAAAATTTAATCACAAACTTACCAATAATCTGCTGAAAGAAAATAAAGATTTTGAAGTTTTTATGCGCGAGGCTTATAAATACCTTGGTATCACTACGCCCTATAATGCTAATGTGGCAAACAAGATGGTGATAAAGGATCCTATGCTAAAAGCAAATATGCTGATGAACAATGCCGATAGTTTTGTTACGTTCGTTAAATATTTGTCTGCTTTGAATAATAATATAAGGCATACCCGATCTGTAAATAAAAAATATGATATTGATATTGATATTGATATTGATATTGATACCTTTATTATGCTCATACTTACTTCAAGCCGTGATCATTTTCTCTCAGCCCTTAACCTCACCTCCCGATAA
- the ampE gene encoding beta-lactamase regulator AmpE, with protein MTLVSLLLVLGWERLFKLGEHWHFDHHLIPLFRARKHFSLARTLLMLLVFMGLVALCLLALKGLFFGVPKLLFWILVGLLCIGAGSVRLHYHAYLKAAAHNDTAAHNAMAEELTLIHGVPVDCDEREYLRELQNALLWINYRFYLAPLFWFVVGGPWGPVLLVGYAFLRAWQSWLARIPDPLARAQSGVDAILHWADWVPVRLAGVAYALLGHGERALPAWFASLGDRYTSQYQVLTTLAQFSLVRDPHLDKVETPRVAVALAKKVSLVLVVVVALLTIYGTLV; from the coding sequence ATGACATTAGTTAGTCTGTTACTGGTTCTCGGATGGGAACGTTTATTCAAACTGGGCGAGCACTGGCATTTCGATCACCATCTGATACCGCTGTTCCGTGCGCGTAAGCATTTTTCTCTGGCGCGTACTTTGCTCATGTTGTTGGTGTTCATGGGGCTGGTGGCGCTTTGTTTGCTGGCATTGAAAGGGCTGTTTTTTGGCGTTCCCAAGCTACTGTTTTGGATACTGGTGGGGCTTTTATGTATCGGGGCAGGATCGGTACGCCTGCACTACCACGCCTATCTTAAAGCAGCTGCTCACAACGATACTGCGGCGCACAATGCTATGGCCGAAGAGTTAACATTAATCCACGGCGTGCCCGTTGACTGTGACGAGCGTGAGTATCTGCGCGAGCTGCAAAATGCATTATTGTGGATTAACTACCGCTTTTATCTGGCTCCGTTGTTCTGGTTTGTGGTTGGTGGCCCATGGGGGCCGGTGCTGCTGGTGGGATACGCATTTCTGCGCGCCTGGCAAAGCTGGCTGGCGCGTATACCTGATCCTCTGGCTCGCGCTCAGTCTGGTGTTGATGCCATTCTGCATTGGGCAGACTGGGTGCCGGTTCGGCTGGCAGGCGTTGCCTATGCGTTACTGGGTCATGGTGAGCGTGCGCTGCCTGCTTGGTTTGCTTCACTGGGCGATCGTTATACCTCGCAGTATCAGGTGTTGACCACTCTGGCGCAGTTCTCGCTGGTACGAGATCCGCATCTGGATAAGGTTGAAACGCCACGCGTGGCGGTAGCACTGGCAAAAAAAGTATCGCTGGTACTGGTGGTTGTGGTGGCGTTACTGACAATTTACGGCACGTTGGTCTGA
- a CDS encoding omptin family outer membrane protease, whose product MMLRQMMALFACAPVAFAAVADAGQGLFTPEKVSADIALGTLSGQAKALNYEPALGGKEVYQATWKYDNAAIVKSSLDWDVMPWISLGASGWTTIASRDGNRHNSLSENPFDNQPESEYYSPYMRLNYANQFDLNIKAWFLNEPGYRLGVTAGYQESRYSFKSNGGFGFYNDGGTRVSYTVPYDVLNGYNQRFKMPYVGLVGSYRYERYELGGSLKYSRWGRSYDNQSESDTNLSFSSKIRNQNYLSLGANAGYYVTPNAMVYLEGVWSRTTHNTGKGVIYDHFDGTAQDNQHSTGIENYSLTTTIGLKYTF is encoded by the coding sequence GATGGCCTTATTCGCTTGCGCACCGGTGGCCTTTGCCGCTGTGGCCGACGCGGGGCAAGGTCTATTTACCCCTGAGAAAGTCAGCGCTGATATTGCTTTGGGTACCCTGAGCGGACAGGCCAAGGCGCTCAATTATGAGCCAGCTCTTGGTGGAAAGGAAGTCTACCAGGCCACCTGGAAATACGACAACGCGGCAATCGTTAAAAGTTCACTTGACTGGGATGTCATGCCATGGATATCTCTTGGCGCTTCGGGCTGGACGACCATTGCCAGCCGTGACGGTAACAGGCATAACAGCCTTTCTGAAAACCCCTTTGATAATCAACCGGAGAGTGAATATTATTCTCCGTACATGCGCTTAAACTACGCAAACCAGTTCGATCTCAATATCAAGGCATGGTTTTTAAACGAACCTGGTTACCGCCTCGGTGTCACAGCAGGCTATCAGGAGAGCCGCTATAGCTTTAAATCTAACGGTGGTTTTGGCTTTTATAACGATGGGGGCACACGCGTCTCATATACTGTCCCCTACGACGTTTTGAACGGCTACAACCAGCGTTTTAAAATGCCTTACGTCGGCCTCGTAGGTAGCTACCGCTACGAACGTTACGAATTAGGCGGTAGCTTAAAATACAGTAGATGGGGGCGTTCTTATGACAACCAGAGCGAATCCGATACCAACTTATCTTTTAGCAGTAAAATACGGAATCAGAATTACCTCTCTCTCGGTGCGAACGCCGGATACTACGTCACTCCCAACGCTATGGTTTATCTGGAGGGGGTCTGGAGCCGCACAACCCATAACACGGGCAAAGGCGTCATATACGATCACTTTGATGGCACTGCGCAAGACAATCAACACTCCACCGGCATTGAGAACTATAGCCTGACCACTACGATCGGCCTTAAATATACTTTCTAA
- the ppdD gene encoding prepilin peptidase-dependent pilin, giving the protein MTHQQGFTLIELMIVIAIIAILSAIGLPAYQSYLQKAALTDMLQSTMPYKTAVELCAIERGGSGNCSAGSNGVPTERTSRYVSALKVNAGVITLTGQESLKGLSVKLTPQWDNKDGQLSWRRSCESEASALKDACLDMFRFDEEQLP; this is encoded by the coding sequence ATGACCCACCAACAGGGATTCACCCTGATCGAACTGATGATTGTCATCGCTATCATCGCTATTCTTAGCGCTATCGGCCTGCCCGCTTACCAGAGCTATCTGCAAAAGGCCGCATTGACAGATATGCTACAGAGCACCATGCCATATAAAACGGCTGTCGAGCTTTGTGCCATCGAACGTGGTGGCAGCGGCAACTGCAGCGCAGGCAGCAATGGTGTCCCCACCGAACGCACCTCGCGCTATGTTTCTGCCCTCAAGGTCAATGCAGGGGTCATTACCCTGACCGGTCAGGAAAGCCTGAAGGGGTTAAGCGTTAAGCTTACGCCACAGTGGGATAATAAGGACGGGCAGTTAAGCTGGCGACGCAGCTGTGAAAGCGAAGCTTCCGCACTGAAGGACGCTTGCCTGGATATGTTCCGTTTTGATGAGGAGCAGTTGCCATGA